In Nostoc sp. UHCC 0926, a single genomic region encodes these proteins:
- the trpE gene encoding anthranilate synthase component I — MIFPDFSQFCTLAQQGNFVPVYQEWVADLDTPVSAWYKVCAGQPYSFLLESIEGGEKLGRYSLVGCDPVWVLEARGDRTTQTNRDGSQVVFAGDPFTALAECLAPYNPVKLPQLPPGIGGLFGFWGYELIRWIEPRVPIYPPDERNIPDGLWMQVDHLLIFDQVKRKIWALAYADLRDPKVDLKAAYQQAGDRVTQMLEKLSLPLSPQKTRLEWKPPGSRVSGGAEEYTSNFTRPDFCASVQKAKEHIKAGDIFQVVISQRLSTPYTGDPFALYRSLRQINPSPYMAYFNFQDWQIIGSSPEVMVKAETDPHGGVIATVRPIAGTRPRGKTINEDAAFAKDLLEDPKEIAEHVMLVDLGRNDLGRVCESGSVKVDELMVVERYSHVMHIVSNVVGKLALGKTAWDLLKASFPAGTVSGAPKIRAMEIIHELESSRRGVYSGVYGYYDFEGQLNTAIAIRTMVVHDNTVSVQAGAGLVADSEPEKEYEETLNKARGLLEAIRCLR; from the coding sequence ATGATTTTTCCGGATTTCTCCCAGTTTTGCACTCTAGCGCAACAAGGCAACTTCGTCCCGGTATATCAAGAATGGGTAGCAGACCTAGATACGCCAGTATCTGCTTGGTATAAAGTCTGTGCAGGTCAGCCCTATAGCTTTTTGTTGGAATCGATAGAAGGCGGAGAAAAACTAGGACGCTATAGTTTAGTGGGCTGTGATCCGGTTTGGGTTTTGGAAGCAAGGGGCGATCGCACGACACAGACAAACCGCGATGGTTCGCAGGTCGTTTTTGCAGGCGACCCTTTTACAGCTTTAGCCGAATGTTTAGCACCTTATAACCCAGTTAAGTTACCACAGCTACCGCCAGGAATTGGCGGGTTATTTGGCTTTTGGGGCTATGAATTAATTCGCTGGATTGAGCCGCGCGTGCCAATTTATCCACCAGATGAGCGAAATATCCCTGATGGGTTGTGGATGCAGGTAGACCACCTATTGATTTTTGACCAGGTAAAGCGGAAAATTTGGGCGCTCGCTTATGCTGATTTACGTGACCCCAAAGTAGATTTAAAAGCAGCATATCAACAAGCTGGCGATCGCGTTACCCAAATGCTCGAAAAGCTATCTTTACCCTTATCGCCGCAAAAAACCAGATTGGAATGGAAACCGCCTGGAAGTCGCGTATCTGGAGGAGCAGAGGAATACACCAGCAACTTCACCCGCCCAGATTTTTGTGCTAGTGTCCAAAAAGCAAAAGAACATATTAAAGCAGGCGATATCTTCCAAGTAGTAATTTCCCAGCGATTATCAACACCATATACAGGCGACCCCTTTGCCCTTTACCGCTCCCTACGTCAGATAAATCCTTCGCCTTACATGGCTTACTTTAACTTCCAAGATTGGCAAATCATCGGTTCCAGTCCCGAAGTGATGGTGAAAGCTGAAACTGATCCACATGGTGGAGTGATAGCAACGGTACGTCCAATTGCAGGAACGCGTCCACGAGGTAAAACCATCAATGAAGATGCAGCCTTCGCTAAGGATTTACTCGAAGATCCTAAAGAAATTGCCGAACATGTAATGCTTGTTGATTTAGGGCGGAATGATTTGGGGCGTGTTTGTGAAAGTGGTAGCGTCAAAGTTGATGAATTAATGGTAGTTGAGCGCTACTCTCATGTGATGCACATTGTTAGCAATGTTGTGGGTAAATTAGCACTTGGTAAAACAGCATGGGATTTACTGAAAGCTTCCTTCCCAGCAGGTACGGTAAGCGGCGCACCCAAGATTAGGGCGATGGAAATTATCCACGAGTTAGAGTCTAGTCGTCGGGGTGTTTATTCCGGTGTGTATGGATATTACGATTTTGAAGGACAATTAAATACTGCGATCGCAATTCGCACAATGGTAGTGCATGATAATACGGTGAGCGTACAAGCTGGCGCAGGTTTGGTGGCTGATTCTGAGCCAGAGAAAGAATACGAAGAGACGCTGAATAAAGCTAGAGGTCTATTAGAGGCGATTCGTTGTTTGCGTTGA
- the queG gene encoding tRNA epoxyqueuosine(34) reductase QueG has protein sequence MNQYSVTSSSVVKERASELGFHKVGIAAVDRVDATEAQRLQAWIELGYHADMEWMANPKRQDIHLVMPEARSLVCVALNYYTPHQRPEGEEYAKISRYGWGRDYHKVMHKKLKQLSTWLESLDQGVRARYYADTGPVQDKVLAQLAGIGWIAKNGNVITPEYGSWVFLGEVLTNLELESDRPHTEHCGSCTRCLQACPTGAITQPFVVDANRCIAYHTIENRAEELPQTLTPHLEGWVAGCDICQDVCPWNQRFASTTDIEDFQPYPGNIAPQLLELAQISDQEWDKRFPASALRRIKPEMLRRNALANLDASRRKNDPESSYF, from the coding sequence ATGAATCAGTATTCCGTAACAAGCAGCAGTGTAGTAAAAGAGAGAGCCAGCGAGTTGGGCTTTCACAAAGTTGGAATTGCTGCTGTAGATAGGGTAGATGCCACAGAAGCGCAGAGGTTACAAGCATGGATTGAACTGGGTTATCACGCCGATATGGAATGGATGGCTAACCCAAAACGTCAGGATATCCACTTAGTCATGCCAGAAGCGCGATCGCTAGTGTGTGTGGCGCTGAATTACTATACACCACATCAACGTCCCGAAGGCGAGGAATACGCCAAAATTTCCCGTTATGGTTGGGGAAGGGATTATCACAAGGTGATGCATAAAAAACTCAAGCAGCTATCTACATGGCTAGAATCACTTGATCAAGGTGTACGAGCTCGTTATTATGCAGACACTGGCCCGGTGCAAGATAAAGTGTTGGCTCAACTTGCCGGAATTGGTTGGATTGCCAAAAATGGTAATGTGATTACACCGGAATATGGCTCTTGGGTATTTTTGGGAGAAGTGTTGACAAATTTGGAATTAGAGAGCGATCGCCCGCATACAGAACACTGCGGTAGCTGTACTCGTTGTCTTCAGGCTTGTCCTACGGGTGCAATTACTCAGCCTTTTGTCGTGGATGCTAATCGCTGCATTGCTTATCATACGATTGAAAATCGGGCAGAGGAATTGCCACAGACACTCACACCTCATTTGGAAGGCTGGGTTGCTGGTTGTGATATTTGTCAAGATGTTTGTCCTTGGAATCAACGTTTTGCCAGCACAACTGATATTGAAGACTTTCAGCCTTATCCTGGGAATATTGCTCCCCAACTGCTAGAATTAGCCCAAATCTCAGATCAGGAGTGGGATAAACGATTTCCAGCATCTGCCTTGCGGCGGATTAAGCCAGAAATGTTACGACGCAACGCCCTAGCTAATCTTGACGCATCCAGGCGAAAGAATGACCCCGAAAGTAGTTATTTTTGA
- a CDS encoding photosystem I reaction center subunit II PsaD has product MAEKTLSGQTPLFAGSTGGLLRKAEVEEKYAITWTSPKEQVFELPTGGAAIMRKGENVLYIARKEYGIALGGQKLRKLKITDYKIYRILPNGETTLIHPADGEFPEKVKQGRDIVRYVDRRIGENPSPAKLKFSGVNTYDAP; this is encoded by the coding sequence ATGGCAGAAAAAACACTCTCTGGACAAACCCCGCTATTTGCTGGCAGCACTGGTGGCTTGCTCAGAAAAGCAGAAGTGGAAGAAAAGTACGCTATCACTTGGACTAGCCCGAAAGAGCAAGTATTTGAATTGCCTACAGGTGGTGCCGCTATTATGCGGAAAGGTGAAAACGTGCTGTATATAGCTCGTAAAGAATATGGCATCGCTTTGGGCGGTCAGAAACTCCGGAAACTCAAAATTACAGATTACAAAATTTACCGGATTTTACCTAATGGAGAAACCACTTTAATTCACCCAGCTGATGGTGAATTCCCCGAAAAGGTGAAGCAAGGTCGTGACATAGTGCGTTATGTAGACCGTCGGATCGGAGAAAACCCCAGTCCAGCTAAACTTAAGTTTAGCGGTGTTAATACCTACGACGCTCCATAA
- a CDS encoding SpoIIE family protein phosphatase, with product MAEIGLDKLKLMVVDDEPDNLDLLYRTFRRDYQVYKANHAFGALEILDQFGEMAVIISDQRMPEMSGTEFFSRTVEHFPDTIRILLTGFTDVEDLVDAINSGQVFKYITKPWNPDKLRALVEQAADTYRLVKKRTQELRRALRRESLFNAVTTAIRESLDYDSMLQKIVATIGQRFEATSCLLRPVEGDRLTQDQFLYRDPQSRVSDSFFDPSPLIEKVLETRHYQLAQEIYDGNPCHHLVVPLSYQQHLLAVLALHQCGGDRLWQDEDIQLIAGVAEQAALALSQAKLYQRLQEKQQQIHNELEVARQIQYNLLRQSLPDIKGVKVQACCYPAREVGGDFFEVFVHPKGDLWLAVGDVSGKGVPAALFMASIISVLRRELSQEAPAEPNVVMQNLNHALSEDLISNNYFITLVLACYTPTTKELVYTNAGHIYPLLWSRQGALADNPNYLKVRSVPLGILPKWQAQSGRLVLAAGDTLLLASDGITEAMVSNNFDLAVETGSGVESVNRSMLNQDGLWQLLQEEQQPLSLNHLLARIQADNHVQEDDQTILSLEIL from the coding sequence ATGGCTGAGATCGGGTTGGACAAACTTAAGCTCATGGTGGTAGATGATGAGCCAGATAACTTAGATTTACTCTACCGCACTTTTAGACGAGATTATCAAGTATATAAAGCCAATCATGCCTTTGGTGCTCTGGAAATCTTGGATCAATTTGGCGAAATGGCGGTGATTATTTCTGACCAAAGAATGCCAGAAATGAGTGGTACGGAATTTTTTAGTCGCACTGTAGAGCACTTTCCGGACACGATTCGGATTTTATTAACTGGTTTTACTGATGTCGAAGATTTGGTGGATGCGATTAACTCTGGTCAGGTCTTCAAGTACATTACCAAACCCTGGAATCCAGATAAACTCAGGGCATTAGTTGAGCAAGCCGCTGATACATATCGCCTAGTTAAGAAGCGCACGCAAGAGTTGCGTCGGGCCCTACGGCGAGAATCTTTGTTTAATGCAGTAACAACGGCAATTCGGGAATCTTTAGACTACGACAGTATGCTGCAAAAGATTGTAGCAACTATTGGACAAAGATTTGAAGCTACCAGTTGCTTGCTCAGACCAGTAGAGGGCGATCGCCTGACACAAGACCAGTTCTTATACCGCGATCCTCAATCCCGTGTATCAGATTCCTTCTTCGATCCCAGTCCTTTAATTGAAAAAGTACTGGAAACCCGTCATTATCAACTTGCTCAAGAAATATACGACGGCAACCCCTGTCACCACCTGGTTGTGCCACTTAGCTACCAGCAGCATTTGTTGGCTGTGCTGGCCCTCCACCAATGTGGAGGCGATCGCCTCTGGCAAGACGAAGACATCCAACTGATTGCAGGTGTTGCCGAACAAGCAGCCTTAGCCCTCTCTCAAGCAAAACTCTACCAGCGTCTCCAAGAAAAGCAACAGCAGATTCATAATGAGTTGGAAGTAGCTCGTCAAATTCAATACAACTTGCTACGCCAAAGTTTACCTGACATCAAAGGTGTGAAGGTGCAAGCCTGCTGTTACCCGGCGCGAGAAGTAGGAGGCGATTTTTTTGAAGTTTTTGTTCATCCCAAAGGTGATTTGTGGTTAGCAGTGGGTGATGTCTCTGGCAAGGGCGTCCCAGCTGCTTTATTTATGGCTAGTATTATTTCAGTTTTGCGCCGGGAATTATCTCAAGAAGCACCAGCCGAGCCGAATGTGGTCATGCAAAACCTCAACCACGCTCTCAGTGAAGATTTAATTAGCAACAATTATTTCATCACTCTTGTGTTAGCATGTTATACCCCTACCACTAAGGAACTCGTCTACACTAATGCCGGTCATATCTATCCACTGTTATGGTCACGCCAAGGCGCTTTAGCCGACAATCCCAATTACCTCAAAGTCCGTAGCGTTCCTTTAGGGATCTTGCCCAAGTGGCAGGCACAGTCTGGTCGCTTGGTTCTCGCTGCTGGAGACACATTGTTACTAGCCAGCGATGGAATTACAGAAGCAATGGTATCAAATAATTTTGATTTAGCAGTAGAAACTGGGTCTGGCGTTGAGTCAGTTAATCGTTCTATGCTGAATCAAGATGGTCTTTGGCAACTGTTACAAGAAGAACAACAACCACTTTCTCTTAACCATTTACTAGCTCGCATCCAGGCAGATAACCACGTTCAAGAAGACGATCAAACTATACTTTCGCTGGAGATTTTGTAA
- a CDS encoding GNAT family N-acetyltransferase, protein MSLPYAGDQIIGTARGLSDGICNAYVVDVWTFTADRHQGIASTMMRILLDTLQGQHVYLFTDDSIQFTKNLALLKEKLVWSR, encoded by the coding sequence TTGTCACTCCCTTATGCAGGCGATCAGATTATAGGCACTGCTCGCGGACTATCTGATGGTATTTGTAATGCTTACGTAGTGGATGTTTGGACATTTACAGCTGATCGTCACCAAGGAATTGCTAGCACAATGATGCGAATCTTATTAGACACATTGCAAGGTCAGCACGTCTATTTGTTTACAGATGATTCTATCCAATTTACAAAAAACTTGGCTTTACTGAAAGAGAAACTTGTATGGAGCAGATAA
- a CDS encoding ketosteroid isomerase family protein yields the protein MTSAESISPAQLKEEFQIEGITETSVLRYFETLNAGEFEATAALFAVDGVMRPPFESDIVGTDAIAAYLKQEGQNIKAYPNTGIAETLENGDIQVQITGKAQTSWCSVNVLWLFILNQQRQIFYTRIKLLASPQELLSLRRES from the coding sequence ATGACCTCTGCTGAATCTATATCGCCAGCGCAGTTGAAAGAAGAATTCCAGATTGAGGGAATTACAGAAACAAGTGTACTGCGTTATTTTGAAACCTTAAATGCAGGAGAATTTGAGGCAACTGCTGCCTTATTTGCGGTAGATGGTGTGATGCGTCCACCATTTGAATCTGATATTGTGGGGACAGATGCGATCGCAGCCTACTTAAAACAAGAAGGCCAAAACATTAAAGCTTATCCCAACACAGGAATAGCTGAGACTTTAGAAAATGGTGATATCCAAGTTCAAATAACAGGCAAAGCACAAACCTCATGGTGTAGTGTGAATGTCTTGTGGCTATTTATCCTCAATCAACAACGGCAAATTTTCTATACTAGAATCAAACTTTTAGCTTCTCCCCAAGAGTTACTTTCTTTACGTCGTGAAAGTTAA
- a CDS encoding orange carotenoid protein N-terminal domain-containing protein, producing the protein MTASYDKNISQAQSNETQNLVDAFNALDTDAKLAWFYLVYKKMGDSITPAAPAAAEPDLAPLLLGDYFKLSDEQQLDIMRDIVNRKDTEYSRAYGAIKENNQLLVWYAWAVAMGDTVVDLPSSYQPAKEINDLVSQIEGLEFEEQMSVFRTIAGEVGYTDVKPIATQAETGKTSSL; encoded by the coding sequence ATGACTGCAAGTTACGATAAAAATATTTCTCAAGCCCAGAGCAATGAAACTCAAAACTTGGTGGATGCGTTTAACGCCTTAGATACCGATGCAAAATTAGCTTGGTTCTATTTGGTTTATAAAAAAATGGGTGACTCGATCACCCCAGCTGCTCCTGCTGCTGCCGAACCAGACTTAGCACCACTTTTGCTAGGAGACTATTTTAAGTTATCAGATGAGCAGCAACTAGATATCATGCGGGATATAGTTAACCGCAAAGATACAGAATATTCTCGTGCTTATGGGGCGATCAAAGAAAACAACCAACTGTTAGTTTGGTATGCTTGGGCGGTAGCTATGGGGGATACGGTAGTTGATTTGCCAAGCAGCTACCAGCCAGCTAAAGAAATTAATGATTTGGTTTCCCAAATTGAAGGATTAGAATTTGAAGAACAAATGTCGGTGTTTCGGACAATAGCTGGTGAAGTGGGTTACACGGATGTTAAGCCGATCGCAACGCAAGCAGAAACTGGCAAAACGTCAAGTTTGTAA
- a CDS encoding ATP-binding protein: MKSELHVPSDLNFLNIVENWLLGCLKIQLGDSVDWSRQSSRLRLALVEAYSNAVRHAHKDKPNLPILLRLEVKDRDLALEIWDYGEGFDMSTYYAPNPMEKQEGGYGWLIMNRLMDKVDYQLQINGANCLKLEATLPELVQ, encoded by the coding sequence ATGAAAAGTGAGCTTCATGTACCAAGTGACTTGAATTTTCTCAATATTGTCGAAAACTGGTTGCTGGGATGTTTGAAAATCCAGTTAGGAGATTCTGTGGATTGGTCGCGACAATCAAGTCGTTTGAGACTGGCTTTGGTGGAAGCCTACTCAAATGCAGTCCGTCATGCCCACAAGGATAAACCAAATTTACCGATTTTATTGCGTTTGGAAGTCAAAGATCGGGATCTTGCCCTAGAAATTTGGGACTACGGCGAAGGCTTTGATATGTCTACCTACTACGCTCCAAACCCTATGGAAAAACAAGAAGGTGGCTATGGTTGGCTAATTATGAATCGTCTGATGGATAAAGTAGATTATCAGTTGCAGATTAATGGTGCCAACTGTCTCAAGTTGGAAGCTACTTTACCCGAATTAGTCCAATAG
- a CDS encoding SDR family NAD(P)-dependent oxidoreductase, which translates to MSEFVDKVAIVTGAATGLGEAIAVKLYENGAKIILADIDIARAHEVAGRLDSSGKRAYVIETDVSDHRAVEAMVSGTVERFGGLHMAVNNAGFTGPHEISTADYEIEWWHRVIAANLSGIFFGLKYEIPAMIQSGGGAIVNMSSAAGAVGIAGIGPYVAAKHGIIGLTKAAVLEYASQGIRVIAIGPGYVDTPNMRELPEEARAQMAASHPLGRLARTEEVADMVTFFLSERASFVTGSYTAQ; encoded by the coding sequence GTGTCCGAATTTGTAGACAAAGTAGCCATAGTTACCGGCGCGGCGACCGGTCTCGGTGAAGCCATTGCCGTCAAGCTGTACGAAAATGGTGCGAAAATTATCCTTGCGGACATCGACATCGCCCGGGCGCATGAAGTGGCCGGGCGGCTGGATTCATCTGGCAAGCGTGCATACGTCATTGAGACAGATGTATCCGATCATCGTGCCGTCGAAGCAATGGTGTCCGGGACGGTGGAGCGCTTCGGTGGGCTGCACATGGCGGTCAACAATGCCGGCTTCACTGGACCACACGAGATCAGCACCGCCGACTATGAAATCGAATGGTGGCATCGCGTGATTGCGGCCAATCTCAGCGGCATCTTCTTCGGACTGAAATACGAGATTCCGGCAATGATCCAAAGCGGCGGTGGGGCAATCGTCAACATGTCGTCGGCCGCGGGCGCAGTCGGAATCGCTGGTATCGGTCCCTACGTCGCCGCGAAGCACGGCATCATCGGACTGACGAAGGCGGCAGTACTGGAATATGCCAGCCAAGGTATCCGGGTGATCGCAATCGGGCCGGGCTATGTTGACACGCCCAATATGCGCGAATTGCCGGAGGAAGCGCGGGCGCAGATGGCCGCCTCGCACCCTTTAGGTCGCCTCGCACGGACCGAGGAGGTCGCGGACATGGTCACCTTCTTCTTGTCGGAGCGTGCCTCCTTCGTCACCGGCAGTTACACGGCGCAGTAG
- a CDS encoding HAD-IA family hydrolase has protein sequence MTPKVVIFDFDGTIADTVDALVSIANRLAVDFGYRHISPEQLALLKNLTSREIIKYSGVSLFKIPFLVKKVKGELKNKIPELKPIPGIKEALMELQNQGYKLGIITSNSKENVTQFLTINDLNHLFDFIYSGITIFGKTTIINNVLRQNQLKPEEVIYVGDETRDIEASRKANIQVIAVTWGFNSPEILAKQNPDYLIQRPSELLEVMNSR, from the coding sequence ATGACCCCGAAAGTAGTTATTTTTGATTTTGATGGCACTATTGCTGATACAGTAGATGCCCTTGTAAGTATTGCTAATCGTCTAGCTGTAGACTTTGGTTATAGACACATAAGTCCAGAGCAATTAGCCCTCCTTAAAAACTTAACATCTAGAGAAATTATTAAGTACTCAGGAGTTTCTCTATTTAAGATCCCTTTTCTAGTTAAAAAAGTTAAAGGGGAATTAAAAAACAAAATCCCAGAATTAAAGCCCATTCCGGGAATTAAAGAAGCATTAATGGAACTCCAAAACCAAGGATATAAACTGGGCATTATCACTTCTAATTCTAAAGAAAATGTTACACAATTCCTGACAATTAATGATTTAAATCACCTCTTTGATTTTATTTACTCAGGAATTACAATTTTTGGCAAAACAACCATAATTAATAATGTATTGAGGCAAAATCAACTCAAACCTGAAGAAGTTATTTATGTCGGAGATGAAACCAGAGATATAGAAGCATCAAGAAAAGCAAATATCCAAGTCATTGCAGTGACTTGGGGCTTTAACTCACCGGAAATACTAGCCAAGCAAAATCCAGATTATTTAATTCAGCGACCTAGCGAACTACTCGAAGTGATGAATAGTCGCTAA
- a CDS encoding DICT sensory domain-containing protein: MSISTSVLSDLLKSLPYLRPQLYFKASLTALSHAMEDQVLAGTLAQPLVIASFQRERFYRQEAHRYQRLALRSNQVYVLSAPETDFTNFTNSSEHYERIAFEPKDGLSQEWHLIVIADNYATCLVCRESLGSIAKNKQLPELSPNLDIDAARRFEGIWTSERGVSLKAAELLLDRILVYRPELASKIEEGCQRFGIKEPRSYSGAEQINEYACDIDTDPFVQRLLTYLQASQYKLHKAYRSIAAQARKERLVNTISTAIRRSLDPHEVLQVAAQELGQHLEACRCLIYRAQATDSQAIMEHEFLTPGVLSVRGQTWELEKNSLFQDIVEQGEGVCVSDTLIDPRVTDSPGLSLIAKKFAIRSWLMEPVFYQGRLLGIVELHYCRMPPHECQPGELDLVKAIATQVGAALIQAEAYANLEELNQQLEALDRTRSNLIAITGHELRTPLSTIQVCLESLASEPDMPLELQQVMLNTALSDSERMRKLVQDFLTLSNLESGRVEWHPESLSLQECVDLSLSRNRTRSSTEKPPKIKTQIAQNLPLVRADGDWLVEVLAKLIDNACKFTPPQGEITIKAVQNSHQMVEVTVADTGRGIEPNRLEVVFDRFYQEEGALRRTTGGTGLGLAICRQIVNGWGGEIWAESTGKDQGSQFHFTIPIVQSSYEEKRTKVKSK, from the coding sequence ATGAGCATTTCAACTTCTGTGCTGAGTGATCTGCTAAAGTCCCTACCCTACTTGCGGCCCCAGCTATATTTCAAGGCTTCACTAACGGCGCTCTCCCACGCGATGGAAGATCAAGTTTTGGCTGGGACTTTAGCCCAACCCCTTGTAATTGCTAGTTTCCAGCGAGAGCGATTCTACCGCCAAGAAGCTCATCGCTACCAGCGACTAGCCTTACGAAGTAATCAAGTATACGTATTATCTGCTCCAGAAACTGATTTTACCAATTTTACCAACAGTTCAGAACACTACGAAAGGATAGCTTTTGAGCCAAAGGATGGCTTAAGTCAAGAGTGGCATTTGATAGTGATTGCTGACAATTATGCGACTTGTCTGGTTTGCCGGGAAAGCCTTGGTTCTATTGCCAAAAACAAGCAACTACCGGAACTAAGCCCGAATCTGGATATAGACGCAGCGCGAAGATTTGAGGGGATTTGGACATCAGAAAGGGGAGTTAGCCTCAAAGCAGCCGAATTGCTCTTAGACAGGATTTTGGTTTACAGACCAGAACTAGCAAGCAAAATTGAGGAGGGATGCCAAAGGTTTGGCATCAAAGAGCCGCGAAGCTACTCTGGAGCAGAACAGATCAACGAATATGCTTGTGATATCGATACTGATCCCTTTGTGCAGCGCTTACTAACTTATTTGCAAGCTAGCCAGTACAAATTGCACAAAGCCTACCGTTCAATTGCTGCTCAAGCACGTAAAGAACGATTAGTCAATACGATTAGCACTGCCATTCGGCGATCGCTCGATCCTCACGAAGTTCTTCAGGTGGCGGCACAAGAATTAGGACAACACCTAGAAGCTTGTCGCTGTCTAATTTACCGCGCTCAAGCCACAGATAGCCAAGCCATAATGGAACACGAGTTTTTGACTCCAGGTGTTTTATCTGTTCGTGGGCAAACCTGGGAGTTAGAGAAAAATTCTCTATTTCAGGACATAGTGGAACAAGGCGAAGGTGTTTGTGTAAGCGATACGCTGATTGACCCTCGCGTTACCGATTCGCCGGGACTTTCCTTGATTGCCAAAAAGTTTGCCATTCGTTCTTGGCTGATGGAACCAGTATTTTATCAGGGGCGATTATTGGGCATCGTGGAGTTGCACTACTGCCGAATGCCACCGCACGAGTGCCAACCTGGGGAATTGGATTTGGTAAAAGCGATCGCTACCCAAGTGGGAGCAGCTCTCATCCAAGCGGAAGCTTACGCCAACCTAGAAGAACTTAACCAGCAGCTAGAAGCCCTAGACCGCACCCGCAGCAACCTCATAGCCATTACTGGGCACGAATTGCGTACCCCCCTATCCACAATTCAAGTGTGCCTGGAAAGTCTCGCTAGTGAGCCGGATATGCCCTTGGAGTTGCAGCAGGTCATGCTCAACACTGCTCTTTCTGACTCGGAACGGATGCGAAAACTGGTACAAGATTTCCTCACACTTTCCAACTTAGAAAGCGGTCGGGTGGAATGGCATCCAGAATCCCTCAGTTTACAAGAGTGTGTGGACTTATCACTTAGCCGCAATCGCACGCGTTCCTCAACGGAAAAGCCGCCCAAAATCAAAACTCAAATTGCCCAAAACTTACCTTTGGTTAGAGCTGATGGTGATTGGCTGGTAGAGGTACTGGCAAAACTCATAGACAATGCTTGTAAATTTACACCACCCCAAGGAGAAATCACTATTAAAGCAGTTCAGAACAGCCATCAAATGGTCGAGGTGACTGTAGCTGACACTGGACGCGGCATTGAACCGAATCGTTTAGAAGTAGTTTTTGACCGCTTCTATCAAGAAGAGGGAGCGCTACGCCGCACCACTGGCGGAACTGGACTTGGTTTAGCAATTTGCCGTCAAATTGTTAATGGCTGGGGTGGGGAAATTTGGGCAGAGTCAACTGGCAAAGACCAGGGTAGTCAGTTTCACTTCACCATACCGATTGTTCAGAGTAGCTATGAGGAAAAGCGGACAAAAGTCAAGAGTAAATAG
- a CDS encoding ABC transporter ATP-binding protein, with the protein MTNTISITDSLVPNPVPKPAIIRLENIFKIYGSGETEVRALNDVNLIVEQGEYCAIMGPSGSGKSTAMNIIGCLDRPTGGHYYLDNLDVAQMDDRSLAHIRNKKLGFVFQQFHLLPQLTALENVMLPMVYANVNPKERSDRATVALTRVGLANRLNNKPTQLSGGQQQRVAIARAIVNRPVVLLADEPTGALDTRTTEEVLDIFRELNVSGITVVMVTHEPEVARQTQRIVWFRDGQVVHSNLTPSDLNQLAVS; encoded by the coding sequence ATGACAAACACTATTTCAATTACCGATTCCCTGGTTCCTAATCCTGTACCGAAACCAGCAATCATTCGACTAGAAAACATTTTCAAGATTTATGGTAGTGGCGAAACAGAAGTACGAGCGCTGAATGATGTCAACCTAATTGTGGAGCAGGGCGAATATTGTGCAATCATGGGACCTTCAGGTTCTGGTAAATCCACAGCCATGAATATTATCGGTTGTTTAGACCGTCCCACAGGCGGACATTATTACTTAGATAACCTCGATGTAGCTCAAATGGACGATCGCTCATTGGCACACATCCGTAATAAAAAACTGGGGTTTGTGTTCCAACAATTCCACCTATTGCCCCAACTAACAGCATTAGAAAATGTGATGTTGCCGATGGTGTATGCTAATGTCAACCCAAAAGAAAGAAGCGATCGCGCAACAGTTGCACTGACAAGAGTTGGTTTAGCAAATCGCCTCAACAACAAACCAACTCAGCTATCTGGTGGACAACAACAACGAGTAGCGATCGCTCGGGCGATCGTTAACCGTCCTGTGGTACTCTTAGCCGATGAACCCACTGGCGCCCTTGATACGCGCACAACCGAAGAAGTGTTAGACATCTTTCGCGAACTCAATGTCAGTGGAATCACCGTCGTCATGGTAACTCATGAACCAGAAGTTGCTCGTCAAACCCAGCGCATCGTTTGGTTCCGTGATGGTCAAGTGGTACATTCTAATCTCACACCATCTGACTTAAATCAGCTTGCTGTGTCATAA